A part of Oryctolagus cuniculus chromosome 15, mOryCun1.1, whole genome shotgun sequence genomic DNA contains:
- the LOC108175963 gene encoding uncharacterized protein isoform X3 translates to MHRVLPSLEKHLEKEGVYLEDYTVHWCIQGFLDGVLFPPALRMWDIYILAGEHVLTTMAYTALKIHHKCLLKMSRDHIHGFLQLTLKQAWSLSEDAVIRQLRASMRELGKLQCLLPPEAKAIERCGRPLGQARVPQKHVPAPSAMKAKIAIQDTVAVWEQTRGPAARAVMIHPPESFGLRIAVREGIEEEESCEGSPEPLGLGSPVWTAESPRVASPTETPESSWGRGGLCQCASLPNLSGPGQREDDSSDAGSREGLWMWAPPQALEPLEPGPMQPVPAWGPWLKTPHYWHGSPMHSGQSWAGAGQSQPWAGRPGPCALPGPRPPYLLLHGAPG, encoded by the exons ATGCATCgcgtgctcccctccctggagaaacacctg gaGAAGGAGGGTGTGTACCTGGAGGACTACACCGTGCACTGGTGCATCCAGGGCTTCCTGGATGGG GTGCTGTTTCCCCCAGCTCTGAGGATGTGGGACATCTATATCCTTGCGGGTGAGCACGTGCTCACCACCATGGCATACACGGCCCTCAAGATCCATCACa AGTGCCTGCTGAAGATGTCCAGGGACCACATCCATGGGTTTCTGCAGCTGACCCTGAAGCAGGCCTGGTCACTGAGTGAGGATGCGGTCATCAGGCAGCTGCGGGCCTCCATGcgtgagctggggaagctccagTGCCTCTTGCCTCCTGAAG ccAAGGCCATCGAACGGTGTggcaggcccctggggcaggcacgcgtCCCCCAGAAGCATGTTCCTGCCCCCAGTGCCATGAAGGCCAAGATCGccattcaggacacagtggcagtgtgggagcagaccAGGGGTCCCGCTGCCCGTGCAGTGATGATCCATCCTCCAGAAAGCTTTGGCCTCCGCATTGCCGTGAGGGAAGGcatcgaggaggaggagagctgcgaaggcagcccagagcccctcggcctgggctcccctgtgtGGACCGCAGAGTCTCCACGTGTGGCCAGCCCCACGGAGACTCCAGAGAGctcatgggggaggggagggctgtgccAGTGTGCCAGTCTCCCTAACCTGAGCGGGCCAGGACAGAGGGAGGACGACTCTTCTGATgctggcagccgggagggcctgtggatgtgggctcctccacAGGCCTTGGAGCCCctggaaccagggcccatgcagcCCGTCCCAGCCTGGGGGCCATGGCTGAAGACTCCCCACTACTGGCATGGCAGCCCCATGCACTCTGGACAGTCATGGGCTGGagccggccagagccagccctgggctgggagaccaggcCCGTGTGCCCTCCCTGGCCCGAGGCCTCCTTACCTCCTACTCCAtggggcacctggatga
- the LOC127482736 gene encoding USP6 N-terminal-like protein isoform X2, with amino-acid sequence MDTLRSSRGQEQAAIIMKHEQGPHKEAQFHLGEEDDESGALVPDKLRFLHKQKPPRPGCLAMQGCKHQEGRRLQKWNKMLRNFTKYRSSEKFHRRIEKGIPTQVRGKVWAMMLSVDTRKAQNPGKFEEMKERARLCSDQVQQIDEEVARTFRSHIMFRERYGAKNWATAKA; translated from the exons ATGGACACCCTGAGGtccagcaggggccaggagcaagCAGCGATCATCATGAAACATGAGCAG GGTCCCCATAAAGAGGCCCAGTTTCATCTGGGAGAAGAGGATGATGAGAGTGGAGCGCTCGTCCCAGACAAACTTAGATTCCTGCA tAAGCAGAAGCCACCCAGGCCTGGATGCCTGGCAATGCAAGGG TGTAAACATCAGGAGGGCCGCCGACTGCAAAAATGGAACAAGATGCTGCGAAATTTCACCAAGTACCGCAGCAGCGAGAAG ttcCACCGGAGAATTGAGAAAGGCATCCCCACCCAGGTGCGCGGCAAGGTGTGGGCCATGATGCTCTCCGTGGATACCAGGAAGGCCCAGAACCCTGGCAAATTCGAG gagatgaAGGAACGGGCCAGGTTGTGCTCAGATCAAGTCCAACAGATCGATGAAGAGGTAGCACGCACGTTCAGAAGTCACATCATGTTTCGAGAGCGATACGGAGCCAA GAATTGGGCTACAGCCAAGGCCTAA
- the LOC108175963 gene encoding uncharacterized protein isoform X1, whose product MGLLLVLRLAPPPCPPHPAFLSLDPSQCLLHVSSDSAGTGHVCFVLEALTCSLLKMKRAGQTGRQTLPSHRLRHHMGFQKPPDVPGMLRNEEVGYSQGLSHVVALLLMYMPKEDSFWALVQLMENSKHTMHAFLGGGSNMGMWLILFGFLQTEHPKTGAIPAPPERYHASRAPLPGETPGEGGCVPGGLHRALVHPGLPGWECLLKMSRDHIHGFLQLTLKQAWSLSEDAVIRQLRASMRELGKLQCLLPPEAKAIERCGRPLGQARVPQKHVPAPSAMKAKIAIQDTVAVWEQTRGPAARAVMIHPPESFGLRIAVREGIEEEESCEGSPEPLGLGSPVWTAESPRVASPTETPESSWGRGGLCQCASLPNLSGPGQREDDSSDAGSREGLWMWAPPQALEPLEPGPMQPVPAWGPWLKTPHYWHGSPMHSGQSWAGAGQSQPWAGRPGPCALPGPRPPYLLLHGAPG is encoded by the exons ATGGGGCTTTTGCTAGTCCTgaggctggcccctcccccttgtcctccccatcctgccttcctctccctagaTCCTAGTCAGTGCCTCCTCCACGTCTCCTCAGACTCAGCTGGGACTGGACATGTGTGTTTTGTGCtagaggctttaacctgctctctgctgaagATGAAAAGAGCAGGCCAGACTGGGCGCCAGACACTTCCATCACATCGACTCCGCCATCACATGGGCTTTCAGAAACCACCTGATGTTCCAGGAATGTTACGGAATGAa GAGGTGGGCTACAGCCAGGGCCTGAGCCATGTGGTGGCGCTTCTGCTCATGTATATGCCCAAGGAGGACTCTTTCTGGGCCCTGGTCCAGCTCATGGAAAACAGTAAGCACACGATGCACG CCTTCCTAGGAGGAGGCTCTAACATGGGGATGTGGCTGATACTATTCGGGTTTCTACAAACCGAACACCCCAAAACTGGAGCGATTCCAGCACCACCTGAGAGATATCATGCATCgcgtgctcccctccctggagaaacacctg gaGAAGGAGGGTGTGTACCTGGAGGACTACACCGTGCACTGGTGCATCCAGGGCTTCCTGGATGGG AGTGCCTGCTGAAGATGTCCAGGGACCACATCCATGGGTTTCTGCAGCTGACCCTGAAGCAGGCCTGGTCACTGAGTGAGGATGCGGTCATCAGGCAGCTGCGGGCCTCCATGcgtgagctggggaagctccagTGCCTCTTGCCTCCTGAAG ccAAGGCCATCGAACGGTGTggcaggcccctggggcaggcacgcgtCCCCCAGAAGCATGTTCCTGCCCCCAGTGCCATGAAGGCCAAGATCGccattcaggacacagtggcagtgtgggagcagaccAGGGGTCCCGCTGCCCGTGCAGTGATGATCCATCCTCCAGAAAGCTTTGGCCTCCGCATTGCCGTGAGGGAAGGcatcgaggaggaggagagctgcgaaggcagcccagagcccctcggcctgggctcccctgtgtGGACCGCAGAGTCTCCACGTGTGGCCAGCCCCACGGAGACTCCAGAGAGctcatgggggaggggagggctgtgccAGTGTGCCAGTCTCCCTAACCTGAGCGGGCCAGGACAGAGGGAGGACGACTCTTCTGATgctggcagccgggagggcctgtggatgtgggctcctccacAGGCCTTGGAGCCCctggaaccagggcccatgcagcCCGTCCCAGCCTGGGGGCCATGGCTGAAGACTCCCCACTACTGGCATGGCAGCCCCATGCACTCTGGACAGTCATGGGCTGGagccggccagagccagccctgggctgggagaccaggcCCGTGTGCCCTCCCTGGCCCGAGGCCTCCTTACCTCCTACTCCAtggggcacctggatga
- the LOC127482736 gene encoding USP6 N-terminal-like protein isoform X1 has protein sequence MDTLRSSRGQEQAAIIMKHEQGPHKEAQFHLGEEDDESGALVPDKLRFLHKQKPPRPGCLAMQGCKHQEGRRLQKWNKMLRNFTKYRSSEKFHRRIEKGIPTQVRGKVWAMMLSVDTRKAQNPGKFEEMKERARLCSDQVQQIDEEVARTFRSHIMFRERYGAKQRSLFEVLLTYSMYNPVNILGSYRRCYPGSPCRAPLATEIPACVEGASLIHKAETEG, from the exons ATGGACACCCTGAGGtccagcaggggccaggagcaagCAGCGATCATCATGAAACATGAGCAG GGTCCCCATAAAGAGGCCCAGTTTCATCTGGGAGAAGAGGATGATGAGAGTGGAGCGCTCGTCCCAGACAAACTTAGATTCCTGCA tAAGCAGAAGCCACCCAGGCCTGGATGCCTGGCAATGCAAGGG TGTAAACATCAGGAGGGCCGCCGACTGCAAAAATGGAACAAGATGCTGCGAAATTTCACCAAGTACCGCAGCAGCGAGAAG ttcCACCGGAGAATTGAGAAAGGCATCCCCACCCAGGTGCGCGGCAAGGTGTGGGCCATGATGCTCTCCGTGGATACCAGGAAGGCCCAGAACCCTGGCAAATTCGAG gagatgaAGGAACGGGCCAGGTTGTGCTCAGATCAAGTCCAACAGATCGATGAAGAGGTAGCACGCACGTTCAGAAGTCACATCATGTTTCGAGAGCGATACGGAGCCAA ACAACGCTCCTTATTCGAGGTGCTCCTCACATATTCGATGTACAACCCCGTGAATATTCTGGGATCATATCGCAGGTGCTATCCCGGCAGTCCCTGCAGGGCACCCTTGGCCACAGAGATCCCAGCCTGTGTTGAGGGGGCCTCTCTAATCCACAAGGCAGAGACTGAGGGGTAG
- the LOC108175963 gene encoding uncharacterized protein isoform X2, with translation MAYSVYNPEVGYSQGLSHVVALLLMYMPKEDSFWALVQLMENSKHTMHAFLGGGSNMGMWLILFGFLQTEHPKTGAIPAPPERYHASRAPLPGETPGEGGCVPGGLHRALVHPGLPGWECLLKMSRDHIHGFLQLTLKQAWSLSEDAVIRQLRASMRELGKLQCLLPPEAKAIERCGRPLGQARVPQKHVPAPSAMKAKIAIQDTVAVWEQTRGPAARAVMIHPPESFGLRIAVREGIEEEESCEGSPEPLGLGSPVWTAESPRVASPTETPESSWGRGGLCQCASLPNLSGPGQREDDSSDAGSREGLWMWAPPQALEPLEPGPMQPVPAWGPWLKTPHYWHGSPMHSGQSWAGAGQSQPWAGRPGPCALPGPRPPYLLLHGAPG, from the exons ATGGCCTATTCTGTTTACAATCCC GAGGTGGGCTACAGCCAGGGCCTGAGCCATGTGGTGGCGCTTCTGCTCATGTATATGCCCAAGGAGGACTCTTTCTGGGCCCTGGTCCAGCTCATGGAAAACAGTAAGCACACGATGCACG CCTTCCTAGGAGGAGGCTCTAACATGGGGATGTGGCTGATACTATTCGGGTTTCTACAAACCGAACACCCCAAAACTGGAGCGATTCCAGCACCACCTGAGAGATATCATGCATCgcgtgctcccctccctggagaaacacctg gaGAAGGAGGGTGTGTACCTGGAGGACTACACCGTGCACTGGTGCATCCAGGGCTTCCTGGATGGG AGTGCCTGCTGAAGATGTCCAGGGACCACATCCATGGGTTTCTGCAGCTGACCCTGAAGCAGGCCTGGTCACTGAGTGAGGATGCGGTCATCAGGCAGCTGCGGGCCTCCATGcgtgagctggggaagctccagTGCCTCTTGCCTCCTGAAG ccAAGGCCATCGAACGGTGTggcaggcccctggggcaggcacgcgtCCCCCAGAAGCATGTTCCTGCCCCCAGTGCCATGAAGGCCAAGATCGccattcaggacacagtggcagtgtgggagcagaccAGGGGTCCCGCTGCCCGTGCAGTGATGATCCATCCTCCAGAAAGCTTTGGCCTCCGCATTGCCGTGAGGGAAGGcatcgaggaggaggagagctgcgaaggcagcccagagcccctcggcctgggctcccctgtgtGGACCGCAGAGTCTCCACGTGTGGCCAGCCCCACGGAGACTCCAGAGAGctcatgggggaggggagggctgtgccAGTGTGCCAGTCTCCCTAACCTGAGCGGGCCAGGACAGAGGGAGGACGACTCTTCTGATgctggcagccgggagggcctgtggatgtgggctcctccacAGGCCTTGGAGCCCctggaaccagggcccatgcagcCCGTCCCAGCCTGGGGGCCATGGCTGAAGACTCCCCACTACTGGCATGGCAGCCCCATGCACTCTGGACAGTCATGGGCTGGagccggccagagccagccctgggctgggagaccaggcCCGTGTGCCCTCCCTGGCCCGAGGCCTCCTTACCTCCTACTCCAtggggcacctggatga